The following are encoded in a window of uncultured Pseudomonas sp. genomic DNA:
- a CDS encoding YceK/YidQ family lipoprotein, producing MNKQLARAAAAVLLSLTLSSCATVRTLDAAKPGAPVVYAGTRLDWYALQGGCCAIDRFGAEAPTYPVVDLPASALLDTLLLPLSLATAIGLNLGVSGGL from the coding sequence ATGAATAAGCAACTGGCCCGCGCGGCCGCCGCTGTGCTGTTGAGCCTGACCCTCAGCAGTTGCGCCACTGTGCGCACCCTCGATGCGGCCAAACCGGGCGCGCCGGTGGTGTATGCCGGTACGCGCCTGGATTGGTACGCGTTGCAGGGTGGTTGCTGCGCCATTGATCGCTTCGGTGCCGAAGCCCCGACTTACCCGGTTGTCGATCTGCCGGCCAGCGCCTTGCTCGACACCCTGCTGCTGCCGCTGTCCCTGGCCACTGCTATCGGCCTCAACCTGGGCGTCAGTGGCGGGCTGTAG
- the ubiX gene encoding flavin prenyltransferase UbiX translates to MNGPERITLAMTGASGAQYGLRLLDCLVREDREVHFLISKAAQLVMATETDVTLPAKPQAMQMFLNEYTGAAPGQIRVYGKEDWMAPAASGSGAPSAMVVVPCSTGSLSAIANGACNNLIERAADVVLKERRQLILVPREAPFSSIHLENMLKLSNMGATILPASPGFYHQPQTIDDLIDFVVARILNCLGVPQDMLPRWGEHHQSTPDE, encoded by the coding sequence ATGAACGGTCCCGAACGCATTACCCTGGCCATGACCGGCGCTTCTGGCGCGCAGTACGGTTTGCGCCTGCTCGACTGCCTGGTGCGCGAAGACCGCGAGGTGCACTTTCTGATTTCCAAGGCCGCGCAGCTGGTGATGGCCACCGAAACCGACGTGACCTTGCCGGCCAAGCCGCAGGCCATGCAGATGTTTTTGAATGAATACACCGGCGCCGCACCAGGGCAGATTCGCGTGTATGGCAAGGAAGACTGGATGGCCCCGGCGGCCTCGGGCTCCGGAGCGCCTTCGGCGATGGTGGTGGTGCCCTGCAGCACCGGCTCGTTGTCGGCGATTGCCAATGGCGCGTGCAATAACCTGATCGAGCGCGCGGCGGATGTGGTGTTAAAGGAGCGCCGCCAGTTGATTCTGGTGCCGCGCGAAGCGCCGTTCTCCAGCATTCACCTGGAGAACATGCTCAAGCTGTCGAACATGGGCGCGACCATCCTGCCGGCGTCACCGGGCTTCTATCACCAGCCGCAAACCATCGATGACCTGATCGACTTCGTCGTGGCGCGCATTCTCAACTGCCTGGGTGTGCCGCAGGACATGCTGCCGCGCTGGGGTGAGCATCACCAGAGCACCCCGGATGAATAA
- the mpl gene encoding UDP-N-acetylmuramate:L-alanyl-gamma-D-glutamyl-meso-diaminopimelate ligase, with the protein MHIHILGICGTFMGSLAVLAKELGHRVTGSDANVYPPMSTQLQAQGIELTQGYDAAQLEPAPDLVVIGNALSRGNPAVEYVLNKGLAYVSGPQWLADHVLQGRWVMAVAGTHGKTSSSSMLAWVLEHAGMSPGFLIGGVPQNFGISARLGGTPFFVVEADEYDSAFFDKRSKFVHYRPRTAILNNLEFDHADIFPDLPAIERQFHHLVRTIPGEGLIIHPTSEPALKRVIEMGCWTEVATTGEGGQWQARLLSADGSRFEVSFEGKTAGVVDWQLTGQHNVANALAVLAAARHVGVVPELGIAALCSFINAKRRMEKVAEVNGVTIFDDFAHHPTAIATTLDGLRKRIGTAKLIAIVEPRSNSMKLGAHRDGLPESVVQADSVYWYAPPNLGWDLAGTVATSTVPTQVCDSLEVIIAGVKAEAAPGTQIVVMSNGGFGGLHGKLAVALAE; encoded by the coding sequence ATGCATATCCATATCCTCGGCATCTGCGGCACCTTTATGGGCTCGCTGGCGGTGCTGGCCAAAGAACTCGGCCACCGTGTAACCGGCTCCGACGCCAACGTTTACCCACCCATGAGCACCCAGCTGCAAGCTCAGGGCATCGAGCTGACCCAGGGCTATGACGCCGCCCAGCTTGAGCCCGCACCGGATCTGGTGGTGATCGGCAATGCCCTGTCGCGCGGCAACCCGGCGGTGGAATACGTGCTGAACAAAGGCCTGGCCTATGTCAGTGGCCCGCAGTGGCTGGCAGATCACGTGCTGCAGGGCCGCTGGGTGATGGCCGTGGCCGGCACCCATGGCAAAACCAGCAGTTCGAGCATGCTCGCTTGGGTGTTGGAGCATGCCGGCATGAGTCCGGGTTTCTTGATCGGTGGCGTGCCGCAGAACTTCGGCATTTCCGCACGTCTCGGTGGTACGCCATTCTTTGTGGTCGAGGCCGACGAATACGACAGCGCGTTTTTCGACAAGCGCAGCAAGTTCGTTCACTACCGCCCGCGCACCGCGATTTTGAATAATCTGGAATTCGATCACGCCGACATCTTCCCCGATCTTCCGGCCATCGAGCGGCAGTTCCATCACCTGGTGCGTACCATTCCCGGCGAAGGCCTGATCATTCACCCGACTAGCGAACCTGCGCTCAAGCGGGTGATCGAGATGGGTTGCTGGACGGAGGTCGCAACCACTGGTGAAGGCGGCCAATGGCAGGCGCGCCTGCTCAGCGCAGACGGCTCGCGCTTTGAAGTGAGCTTCGAGGGTAAAACGGCAGGCGTGGTGGACTGGCAGCTGACTGGCCAGCACAACGTCGCCAATGCCCTGGCCGTATTGGCCGCAGCGCGGCATGTCGGCGTGGTGCCGGAGCTGGGCATCGCCGCGCTGTGCAGCTTTATCAACGCCAAGCGGCGGATGGAGAAGGTCGCCGAAGTCAATGGCGTGACCATCTTCGATGACTTCGCCCATCACCCAACGGCGATTGCCACCACCCTCGATGGCCTGCGCAAACGTATCGGCACGGCCAAACTGATCGCGATTGTCGAACCGCGCTCCAACTCGATGAAGCTCGGTGCGCACCGCGATGGCTTGCCGGAGTCGGTGGTGCAGGCTGACTCGGTGTACTGGTACGCGCCGCCGAATCTGGGCTGGGACTTGGCCGGTACGGTGGCCACGTCGACGGTGCCGACTCAAGTCTGTGACTCGCTGGAGGTGATCATCGCCGGGGTCAAGGCCGAAGCAGCGCCGGGCACCCAGATTGTGGTGATGAGTAACGGCGGTTTTGGCGGGCTGCACGGAAAATTGGCAGTGGCCCTGGCTGAGTAG
- a CDS encoding sigma-54-dependent Fis family transcriptional regulator — translation MHNPAKLHAERVLTAAQGRGQIAGPATDSSVAKSWLRCLQQHNLDPAQDLQPAVAEQARLLERREQLQQVLEISTVEMNSLHRQLASSGHAVLLTDARGMILNCITEQAEKRTFERAGLWLGADWSEACEGTNGIGTCLVERQPLTIHQNEHFRSRHTGLTCSASPVFDPHGELLAVLDVSSARDDVSRQSQFHTMALVNLSAKAIEGCHFLRSFEDEWLLRFHVQAEYIGQFSEGLLAFDGDGRVRAVNQSAINLLGLSRRQLLGRTLVEVFDCHLDDLLGRASAQPSASWPLYTQRGQLLFAMLRGQPRRSFKVLGTPAAAPPALCLADPELQNNFRRAQKVYERDVPLLIGGETGTGKEAFAKALHQVSSRGAKPFVALNCSAIPESLIESELFGYRGGSFTGALKEGMRGKLQQADGGTLFLDEIGDMPLALQTRLLRVLEERRVEPIGGESQAIDVRVISASHRDLNERVGNGQFREDLFYRLNGLMVELPALRERTDKRELLEFLLAEEARGQPVHLEAPAREALLAFAWPGNVRQLRNVLRTLCALSEHGVIKLAELPVEIRHARAAPTLSSVATSDQLGDAERQALLAVLEAQHWHMSRSAEQLGISRNTLYRKLRKHGLKVRSAV, via the coding sequence ATGCACAACCCAGCAAAGCTTCACGCCGAGCGCGTGCTCACAGCGGCTCAGGGCCGTGGACAGATCGCCGGCCCGGCGACTGATTCTTCAGTGGCGAAGTCCTGGCTGCGCTGCCTGCAGCAGCACAACCTCGACCCGGCGCAGGATCTACAGCCGGCAGTGGCCGAGCAGGCACGCCTGCTCGAGCGCCGCGAACAATTGCAGCAGGTGCTGGAAATCTCCACTGTTGAAATGAACAGCCTGCACCGCCAGTTGGCCAGCAGTGGCCACGCGGTGCTGCTGACCGATGCCCGCGGGATGATCCTTAACTGCATCACCGAGCAGGCGGAAAAGCGCACGTTCGAGCGCGCCGGCTTATGGTTGGGGGCCGACTGGAGTGAGGCCTGTGAAGGCACCAACGGCATTGGCACCTGCCTGGTCGAGCGGCAACCGCTGACCATTCATCAAAACGAGCATTTCCGCAGTCGGCACACCGGCTTGACCTGCTCGGCCAGCCCGGTGTTTGACCCGCACGGTGAGCTGCTGGCGGTGCTGGATGTGTCCTCGGCGCGCGATGATGTCTCGCGGCAGAGCCAGTTCCACACCATGGCCCTGGTCAACCTGTCGGCCAAAGCCATCGAGGGCTGCCATTTTTTGCGCAGTTTCGAGGATGAGTGGCTGTTGCGCTTCCACGTTCAGGCTGAATACATCGGCCAGTTCAGCGAGGGTTTGCTGGCGTTCGACGGCGATGGCCGGGTGCGGGCGGTGAACCAGAGCGCAATCAACCTGCTCGGTTTGTCCCGGCGACAACTGCTTGGGCGCACCTTGGTCGAAGTCTTCGACTGTCATCTGGATGATCTGCTCGGCCGCGCCTCGGCCCAACCAAGCGCCAGTTGGCCGCTGTATACCCAGCGTGGCCAGCTGCTCTTCGCCATGCTTCGCGGCCAGCCGCGGCGCAGCTTTAAAGTGCTTGGCACGCCGGCAGCGGCGCCGCCAGCGCTGTGTTTGGCCGACCCTGAGTTGCAGAACAACTTCCGCCGCGCTCAGAAGGTTTATGAGCGCGATGTGCCGTTGTTGATCGGCGGTGAAACCGGCACCGGCAAGGAGGCCTTTGCCAAGGCTTTGCATCAAGTCAGCTCACGCGGCGCTAAGCCTTTTGTCGCGCTGAACTGTTCGGCGATCCCCGAGAGCCTGATCGAGAGCGAGCTGTTTGGTTATCGCGGCGGCAGCTTTACCGGGGCCCTGAAAGAAGGCATGCGCGGTAAGTTGCAGCAGGCCGATGGTGGCACCCTGTTCCTCGATGAAATTGGCGACATGCCGCTGGCGCTGCAGACGCGTTTGCTGCGGGTGCTGGAAGAGCGCCGGGTCGAGCCGATTGGCGGCGAGTCGCAGGCCATCGATGTGCGGGTGATCAGTGCCAGTCACCGTGACCTGAATGAGCGGGTAGGCAATGGCCAGTTCCGTGAAGACCTGTTCTACCGCCTCAATGGCCTGATGGTCGAGTTGCCGGCGCTGCGTGAGCGGACGGATAAGCGCGAGTTACTGGAGTTTCTCCTGGCTGAGGAAGCGCGTGGGCAACCCGTTCACCTCGAAGCGCCCGCCCGTGAGGCGCTGCTGGCGTTCGCCTGGCCGGGCAATGTGCGGCAGCTGCGCAATGTGCTGCGCACGCTGTGTGCGCTCAGCGAGCACGGGGTGATCAAGCTTGCAGAGTTGCCTGTGGAGATTCGTCATGCACGGGCAGCGCCCACGCTGTCGTCCGTGGCGACGTCAGACCAGTTGGGCGACGCCGAACGACAGGCATTGCTCGCGGTCTTAGAGGCGCAGCACTGGCACATGAGCCGCAGTGCCGAGCAGTTGGGCATCAGCCGCAATACGCTGTATCGCAAGTTGCGCAAGCATGGGCTCAAGGTGCGCTCAGCAGTCTGA